In Bacteroidota bacterium, one DNA window encodes the following:
- a CDS encoding four helix bundle protein — protein MGKKENVIEQKTFQFSLKIILLYKELKKNNEFELGKQLLRSGTSIGANVVEAGAGQSKKDFISKIAISSKEARETLYWLTLLSASNTIKYNFSELIDECEEIIRILTAIVKTSQENLLLENSALKIQH, from the coding sequence ATGGGTAAAAAGGAGAACGTAATTGAACAAAAAACATTTCAGTTTTCGCTAAAAATCATTTTACTTTATAAGGAATTGAAAAAAAATAACGAGTTTGAGCTTGGCAAACAACTTCTTCGCTCGGGTACTAGTATTGGGGCTAATGTGGTGGAGGCTGGTGCCGGTCAGTCAAAAAAAGATTTTATCTCAAAAATAGCTATCTCATCGAAAGAAGCTCGCGAAACACTATATTGGCTAACTCTTTTAAGTGCGAGTAATACGATAAAATATAATTTTTCGGAATTGATTGATGAGTGCGAGGAAATAATTAGAATACTAACAGCAATAGTAAAAACTTCACAAGAGAATTTGCTGCTCGAAAATTCAGCATTAAAAATTCAACATTAA